Proteins encoded in a region of the Anguilla anguilla isolate fAngAng1 chromosome 10, fAngAng1.pri, whole genome shotgun sequence genome:
- the LOC118207127 gene encoding uncharacterized protein LOC118207127: MCVARLRCKEMQGHEEVQLGCGETQGRKEAQLSYKEAQGHKEARLGYREPQGCKEAQLGCRETQGHKEVQLGCRETQGYKEVQLGCREMQELKEAQLGCREAQGRKEAQLGCRETQSHKEVQLGCRETQGHKEAQLSCREAQGFKEVQVGCREMQGHEEAQLSFREVQGRKEVLGKERAGRLQSQCVDTSDNRCMNLTRVIKDLNSSNCERGEGRSLAVCTLSPVSVLEEMLPYAATHVITPADHTTTELPTYSPTDQTTAELHANTPADHTIAELPANTPLDHTTAELHANTPAVYSTMDLPADTPADHTTTELPTYSPDHTTTDLPADTSADHTTTKRPANTPADCTTTERPGPAPAEAPEREAHSGGQDGCRRGSDEGKKRTVEGKKPAGSAPRRAISAGSSRRRRFWEKSSMLWSSYPEWTLLPSMKPSNRPAATSSSVADCPPRDSALSPDPSPLKDSVRPPHHHGQPGGTVFEQWLSLPDELWMGILKLMSHGDLCHVAQTCHRLCRLANDRTLWQVVRIENSTCLNADWLSSIGRRGPGSLTLYRCTDKEVTPRGLEELFAQSGGSLRELRIVSCSGPGLHGDKLLLPCSRHCARLTDVDVSWTGATDTGVAALASATSSLESVVINGCNITDRVFKIIAKRHGGSLHRLEVFGCRGLSAPALRVMATDCPDLKALNLGKLPKITEACLTSITGRLRRLTSLDLTGLAVVRDHTVHLIARQCPELQDLTLRSCPSVTDRSLIEISTYSASIRYLDVSGCSAVTDLGIQAISMACQCLQYLDLSSTKTSNKGVRLLASYGSRQLHTVKLSFCYICQDSLRKLCRYHRGLRLLHLYGACDFHNVQELRRISPSLEAKCDLTCATPPGRPH, encoded by the exons ATGTGTGTTGCTCGTTTGAGATGCAAGGAGATGCAGGGTCATGAGGAGGTGCAGCTGGGCTGCGGGGAGACGCAGGGTCGTAAGGAGGCGCAGCTGAGCTACAAGGAGGCGCAGGGCCATAAGGAGGCGCGGCTGGGCTACAGGGAGCCGCAGGGTTGTAAGGAGGCGCAGCTGGGCTGCAGGGAGACGCAGGGCCATAAGGAGGTGCAGCTGGGCTGCAGGGAGACGCAGGGTTATAAGGAGGTGCAGCTGGGATGCAGGGAGATGCAGGAACTTAAGGAGGCGCAGCTGGGCTGCAGGGAGGCACAGGGCCGTAAGGAGGCGCAGCTGGGCTGCAGGGAGACACAGAGTCATAAGGAGGTGCAGCTGGGCTGCAGGGAAACACAGGGCCATAAGGAGGCGCAGCTGAGCTGCAGGGAGGCACAGGGCTTTAAGGAGGTGCAGGTGGGCTGCAGGGAGATGCAGGGTCATGAGGAGGCTCAGCTGAGCTTCAGGGAGGTGCAAGGCCGTAAGGAGGTGCTAGGCAAAGAGAGAGCAGGCAGACTACAATCTCAGTGTGTTGACACCAGTGATAACAGATGTATGAATCTCACTAGAGTGATTAAGGATTTAAACAGCTCAAACTGTGAGAGGGGAGAGGGCAGGAGTCTGGCAGTCTGCACACTTTCACCTGTATCTGTTCTGGAGGAGATGCTTCCTTATGCAGCTACACATGTAATTACACCTGCTGACCACACAACCACGGAACTACCCACATACTCACCTACTGACCAAACAACCGCAGAACtacatgcaaacacacctgCTGATCACACAATCGCAGAGCTTCCCGCTAACACACCTCTTGACCACACAACTGCAGAACtacatgcaaacacacctgCTGTCTATTCAACCATGGATTTACCTGCAGACACTCCTGCCGACCATACAACCACGGAACTACCCACATACTCACCTGACCATACAACTACAGATTTACCTGCAGACACATCCGCTGACCACACAACCACTAAGCGACCTGCTAACACACCTGCTGACTGCACAACCACAGAGCGACCTGGTCCTGCCCCAGCAGAAGccccagagagagaggcgcaCTCAGGAGGGCAGGACGGGTGTCGCAGGGGTTCTGACGAGGGGAAGAAGCGGACCGTTGAAGGAAAGAAACCAGCAG GTTCCGCGCCCAGACGGGCCATTAGCGCCGGCTCCTCACGCCGCCGGAGGTTCTGGGAGAAGTCCAGCATGCTGTGGTCATCCTACCCCGAGTGGACACTGCTGCCGAG TATGAAACCGTCCAATCGGCCAGCGGCCACCTCTTCCTCTGTGGCTGACTGCCCTCCCCGGGACTCCGCCCTCA GCCCAGACCCCAGCCCTCTGAAAGACAGCGTTCGTCCTCCACATCATCACGGG CAGCCAGGGGGCACTGTCTTTGAACAGTGGCTGTCTCTTCCTGATGAGCTGTGGATGGGCATCCTGAAGCTGATGTCCCATGGTGACCTGTGCCACGTAGCGCAAACCTGCCATCGCCTGTGCAGACTGGCCAATGACAGAACACTGT GGCAGGTGGTGAGGATCGAGAACAGCACGTGTCTGAATGCCGATTGGCTGAGCAGCATAGGGAGGCGTGGCCCTGGCAGCCTGACCCTGTACAGGTGCACGGACAAGGAAGTCACTCCGCGAGGCCTGGAGGAGCTGTTCGCCCAATCCGGTGGCTCCCTGAGG GAGCTGCGCATTGTGAGCTGCAGCGGACCcggtctccatggagacaagCTGCTGCTCCCCTGCAGCCGGCACTGCGCTCGCCTGACCGACGTGGACGTGAGCTGGACCGGCGCCACGGATACCGGCGTCGCTGCGCTCGCTAGCGCCACCAGCAG TTTGGAGAGCGTGGTAATCAATGGATGCAACATAACCGACAGGGTCTTTAAAATTATCGCCAAAAGACATGGAGGAAG TCTCCACAGGTTAGAGGTTTTCGGGTGCCGGGGTCTCAGTGCCCCGGCTCTGAGAGTCATGGCGACGGATTGCCCCGACCTGAAAGCGTTGAACCTCGGGAAGCTTCCGAAGATCACGGAGGCGTGTCTGACCTCCATCACGGGCCGGCTCAGGCGGCTGACCTCCCTCGACCTGACGGGACTGGCTGTG GTGCGAGATCACACCGTGCACCTGATAGCGCGTCAGTGCCCCGAGCTCCAGGACCTCACGCTCCGCAGCTGCCCCTCCGTCACCGACCGCAGCCTGATCGAGATTAGCACCTACAGCGCCTCCATCAG gtacCTGGATGTGAGTGGCTGTTCAGCTGTGACAGATTTGGGGATTCAGGCGATTTCCATGGCCTGCCAGTGTCTTCAGTACCTGGACCTCAGCTCCACCAAAACCAGCAACAAAGG AGTCCGTCTCCTGGCCAGTTACGGCTCCAGGCAGCTGCACACAGTGAAACTCAGCTTCTGCTACATCTGCCAGGACTCCCTCCGGAAACTGTGCCGATACCACAGAGG GCTGCGGCTTCTCCATCTCTATGGTGC